A stretch of Sphingomicrobium flavum DNA encodes these proteins:
- a CDS encoding DUF3617 domain-containing protein gives MRNFALLLVAMTLASCSAADDPDNVPIKGLWESEYRISSIRAGHEYMSGNELPAAFRNFRRTERVCAEPRFAEKDAFFDDFAAHMKGQCEMTDYNVTTTSMTATGYCKNVADIDYDPTLRVRGDIGPENFKMVLTFDGAATIPGAGRRAVEMIAVAEATRVGDC, from the coding sequence ATGCGTAACTTCGCCCTTTTGCTCGTCGCCATGACGCTCGCCAGTTGCAGCGCGGCAGACGATCCCGACAATGTGCCGATCAAGGGTCTGTGGGAATCGGAATACCGCATTTCCTCGATCCGCGCGGGCCACGAATATATGAGCGGGAATGAATTGCCCGCCGCGTTCAGGAACTTCCGTCGCACCGAGCGCGTCTGCGCCGAGCCCAGGTTTGCCGAGAAAGACGCCTTCTTCGATGATTTCGCTGCGCATATGAAGGGCCAGTGCGAAATGACGGACTACAACGTTACGACCACCTCAATGACGGCGACGGGCTATTGCAAGAATGTCGCCGATATCGACTATGATCCGACGTTGCGCGTGCGCGGCGATATCGGGCCGGAAAACTTCAAGATGGTGCTGACCTTCGATGGCGCCGCCACCATTCCCGGTGCCGGCCGCCGCGCGGTCGAGATGATCGCGGTGGCCGAGGCCACCCGCGTGGGCGATTGCTAA
- a CDS encoding DUF3617 domain-containing protein, which yields MILTGAGALLGGCSASEESDSGIVTEEQVAQRLAAAAPNLPRPGQYAIAILENGQPPASAPDGLVRGCLSKEQLADPLQALVTGGRSDCAFGSFNFKGPRLEAAMMCASDAGPQSMWLNAHYRPDGYDLDMTVGSGEDERRISMKARLLGPCAESEDDTDNQQGSKP from the coding sequence TTGATCCTCACCGGCGCTGGCGCGCTTCTGGGTGGCTGCTCAGCATCCGAAGAGAGCGATAGCGGCATCGTGACCGAGGAACAGGTGGCGCAGCGCCTTGCCGCCGCTGCGCCCAATCTGCCAAGGCCCGGACAATATGCCATCGCCATCCTCGAAAATGGCCAGCCGCCTGCCAGCGCGCCCGATGGGCTGGTGCGCGGTTGCCTGTCGAAGGAGCAACTGGCCGATCCGCTGCAGGCGCTGGTGACAGGCGGGCGTAGCGATTGCGCGTTCGGCAGCTTCAACTTCAAGGGCCCCCGGCTGGAAGCCGCGATGATGTGCGCCAGCGATGCCGGCCCGCAAAGCATGTGGCTCAACGCGCATTATCGGCCCGACGGATATGATCTCGACATGACGGTCGGATCGGGCGAGGATGAGCGACGTATCTCGATGAAGGCGCGGCTGCTGGGGCCATGCGCCGAGAGCGAAGACGACACCGACAACCAACAGGGGAGCAAGCCATGA
- a CDS encoding DUF3617 domain-containing protein, which produces MNTKILLIGAASLAIAACGDTEGAAPVAKEEPAAKAEMLSAGLYEVSVTADAVASTDGTTPAASMKEGDNASMQVCVGEEGAATLALYREAQDDCTAQRPYVRPGRMQVEMRCDRAGLSGDINARADGTYTEDSFEAEVKTTTYLTGSGDYAMSRTITGRRVGDCPSEG; this is translated from the coding sequence ATGAACACCAAGATTTTGCTGATCGGGGCCGCCAGCCTCGCGATCGCCGCGTGCGGCGATACCGAAGGCGCCGCGCCCGTCGCCAAGGAAGAACCCGCGGCAAAGGCGGAGATGCTGAGCGCCGGTCTTTACGAAGTATCGGTCACCGCCGATGCGGTCGCCTCGACCGACGGCACCACGCCGGCCGCCAGCATGAAGGAAGGCGACAATGCCTCGATGCAGGTTTGCGTGGGTGAAGAAGGCGCCGCCACGCTCGCCCTCTATCGCGAAGCGCAGGACGATTGCACCGCGCAGCGCCCCTATGTCCGCCCCGGCCGCATGCAGGTGGAAATGCGTTGCGATCGCGCCGGTCTTTCGGGCGATATCAACGCCCGCGCCGACGGCACCTATACCGAAGACAGCTTCGAGGCCGAGGTGAAGACCACCACTTATCTTACCGGCAGCGGCGACTATGCGATGAGCCGTACCATCACAGGCCGCCGCGTCGGCGATTGCCCGTCCGAAGGCTGA
- a CDS encoding carbonic anhydrase produces the protein MTFKKTMMMTALAALIAAPAAAQDKNWNFGDGVTDERWSLISSDYALCDAGLMQSPIDLASFNSNAHVAVDLAFNSAHGVVALGEEKVQVDFPADRNSEMLGMMSGDMTFNLLQVHFHTPSEHAIDGVRQPLVAHFVHATDDGKLGVLGVMFRQGAANAELQKIIDGVSAGKGTHVMLDLGNLVPDNLHVYRYMGSLTTPPCSEGVNWHVADMPLEASAEQIAAMRAALGGDTARSIQPTGNRLVTKPIRQ, from the coding sequence ATGACTTTCAAGAAAACGATGATGATGACCGCGCTCGCCGCGCTCATCGCGGCGCCGGCTGCAGCACAGGACAAGAACTGGAATTTCGGCGACGGCGTGACGGATGAGCGCTGGAGCCTGATCAGCAGCGACTATGCGCTGTGCGACGCCGGCCTGATGCAGTCGCCGATCGACCTCGCAAGCTTCAACAGCAATGCGCATGTCGCGGTCGACCTGGCGTTCAACAGCGCGCATGGCGTCGTCGCGCTTGGCGAAGAAAAGGTACAGGTCGATTTCCCCGCAGACCGCAACAGCGAAATGCTGGGCATGATGTCGGGCGACATGACCTTCAACCTGCTGCAGGTCCATTTCCACACGCCGAGCGAGCATGCCATCGATGGCGTGCGCCAGCCGCTGGTCGCGCATTTCGTGCACGCCACCGATGACGGCAAGCTGGGTGTGCTGGGCGTGATGTTCCGCCAGGGCGCGGCCAATGCCGAACTGCAGAAGATCATCGATGGCGTATCGGCCGGCAAGGGCACGCATGTGATGCTCGACCTTGGCAATCTGGTGCCCGACAATCTGCATGTCTATCGCTACATGGGCTCGCTCACCACGCCGCCTTGCAGCGAAGGGGTGAACTGGCATGTTGCCGACATGCCGCTGGAAGCCAGCGCCGAACAGATTGCCGCGATGCGCGCTGCACTTGGCGGCGACACTGCGCGTTCGATCCAGCCGACGGGCAACCGCCTCGTGACCAAGCCGATCCGCCAGTAA
- a CDS encoding TerC family protein, with protein MPEFLFVDWLGTPAWFWMAFLAIVVALTAFDLGFLNKEDKELGIRESLKLSVFYIAIALAFGAWVWMERGAEAGMQYYTGFFIEKALSIDNVFVISLIFTYFAIPPKYQYRALLWGIMAVIVLRGLMIAGGAALLAQAYWVLYLFAAFLIVTGVKMFFAGDAPMDVGSNPVVRWISNHMRVTKELHAQKFFVKVPDEKTGRMVRAATPLFLALVVINLADLVFAVDSVPAIFAITTDTFIVYTSNIFAILGLRALYFALAAMVHRFHYLKYALAAVLVFIGSKILVADFLLGGAKFPPAVSLGVTFALIAAGIIVSLVKTKGQPEPDWPAEPVGEPGTTANRHNL; from the coding sequence ATGCCTGAATTCCTGTTTGTCGACTGGCTGGGCACGCCTGCCTGGTTCTGGATGGCCTTCCTTGCCATCGTCGTCGCGCTCACCGCCTTCGACCTTGGCTTCCTCAACAAGGAAGACAAGGAATTGGGGATCCGCGAGAGCCTCAAATTGTCGGTTTTCTACATCGCCATCGCCCTGGCCTTCGGGGCCTGGGTATGGATGGAGCGCGGGGCCGAGGCCGGGATGCAATATTATACCGGCTTCTTCATCGAGAAGGCGCTCAGCATCGACAATGTGTTCGTGATCAGCCTGATTTTCACCTATTTCGCCATCCCGCCCAAATATCAGTATCGCGCCCTGTTGTGGGGCATCATGGCGGTCATCGTGCTGCGTGGCCTGATGATCGCGGGCGGCGCTGCGCTGTTGGCGCAGGCCTATTGGGTGCTTTATTTGTTCGCGGCCTTCCTGATCGTCACCGGGGTGAAAATGTTCTTCGCGGGTGATGCACCGATGGATGTCGGCTCCAACCCGGTGGTGCGCTGGATTTCGAACCACATGCGCGTCACCAAGGAGCTGCACGCGCAGAAATTCTTCGTGAAGGTCCCCGATGAAAAGACCGGCAGGATGGTGCGCGCGGCGACGCCGCTCTTCCTCGCTTTGGTCGTCATCAACCTGGCCGACCTGGTGTTCGCGGTGGACAGCGTGCCGGCCATCTTCGCGATCACGACTGATACCTTCATCGTCTACACCTCGAACATCTTTGCCATCCTTGGCCTGCGCGCGCTTTACTTCGCGCTGGCGGCGATGGTGCACCGGTTCCATTATCTGAAATATGCGCTGGCCGCGGTGCTGGTGTTTATCGGATCGAAAATTCTCGTCGCCGACTTCCTGCTGGGCGGCGCGAAATTCCCGCCTGCGGTCAGCCTTGGCGTGACCTTTGCGCTGATCGCCGCCGGGATCATCGTCTCGCTCGTCAAGACCAAGGGCCAGCCCGAGCCGGACTGGCCGGCCGAGCCCGTTGGCGAACCGGGAACCACAGCTAATCGCCATAATTTATAG
- the nhaA gene encoding Na+/H+ antiporter NhaA: MLRDFLAKESAAGIILMIAAALAVIVANSPLAELYRAWLAVPVVAGVGGAVIDKPLILWINDGLMAVFFFLVGLEVKREIMTGQLSSWRQASLPLIMAVGGMALPAMIFAALNWGDPATLRGWAIPAATDIAFALGVLALLGSRVPVALKATLLAVAVIDDIGAITVIALFYTESVAVDMLLGGAIALGLMILLNRLKVADSWPYVLLAVIMWVFVLKSGVHATLAGVAAAMTIPLTARGQQPLERMEHALHYYVAFLIIPIFGFANAGVDFSGVALSDLIAPLPLGIALGLLVGKQIGIFGFGWVAIKAGVTEMPEGVNWRQLHAMSLLAAIGFTMSLFIGNLAFADPALINQVKLGVISGSVIAALAGYFLLKSALPARSVETSINA, translated from the coding sequence ATGCTGCGTGACTTTCTCGCCAAGGAAAGTGCCGCCGGGATCATTTTGATGATCGCCGCGGCCCTTGCCGTGATTGTCGCCAATTCGCCGCTGGCCGAGCTCTACCGGGCATGGCTTGCGGTGCCCGTGGTCGCCGGTGTCGGCGGCGCGGTGATCGACAAGCCGCTGATCCTGTGGATCAATGACGGGCTGATGGCGGTCTTCTTCTTCCTGGTCGGCCTGGAAGTGAAGCGCGAAATCATGACCGGGCAGCTTTCCAGCTGGCGCCAGGCCAGCCTGCCGCTGATCATGGCGGTGGGCGGCATGGCATTGCCTGCGATGATCTTTGCCGCGCTCAACTGGGGCGATCCGGCAACGCTGCGCGGCTGGGCGATCCCGGCGGCGACCGACATCGCCTTTGCGCTGGGCGTGCTGGCGCTGCTCGGCAGCCGGGTGCCGGTGGCGCTCAAAGCCACCCTGCTGGCGGTCGCGGTGATCGACGATATCGGCGCCATCACGGTGATCGCGCTTTTCTATACCGAGAGCGTGGCCGTGGACATGCTGCTGGGCGGGGCCATCGCGCTCGGCCTGATGATCCTGCTCAACCGGCTCAAGGTCGCCGACAGCTGGCCCTATGTTCTGCTGGCAGTCATCATGTGGGTGTTCGTGCTGAAATCGGGCGTTCACGCGACGCTGGCCGGTGTGGCCGCAGCGATGACGATCCCCCTGACGGCGCGCGGTCAGCAGCCGCTCGAGCGGATGGAGCATGCGCTGCATTATTATGTGGCCTTTTTGATCATCCCTATTTTCGGTTTTGCCAATGCGGGCGTGGACTTTTCCGGCGTGGCGCTGAGCGACCTTATCGCCCCGCTGCCGCTTGGCATCGCGCTCGGCCTGCTGGTCGGCAAGCAGATCGGCATTTTCGGCTTTGGCTGGGTCGCCATCAAGGCGGGCGTCACCGAGATGCCCGAGGGCGTGAACTGGCGCCAGCTGCACGCGATGAGCCTGCTCGCCGCCATCGGTTTCACCATGAGCCTCTTCATCGGCAACCTCGCTTTTGCCGACCCGGCGCTGATCAACCAGGTCAAGCTGGGCGTCATCTCGGGTTCCGTGATCGCCGCGCTGGCCGGCTACTTCCTCCTCAAATCGGCGCTGCCCGCACGCAGCGTGGAGACCTCCATCAATGCCTGA
- a CDS encoding YdcH family protein gives MMTARLFKLTEIHQRIDEKLRREAKRPRPDTLELTRLKRMKLRVKDLIHRILPSASRA, from the coding sequence ATGATGACGGCCCGATTGTTCAAATTGACCGAGATCCACCAGCGGATCGACGAGAAGCTGCGGCGTGAAGCAAAGCGCCCGCGGCCCGACACGCTGGAATTGACGCGCCTCAAGCGCATGAAGCTACGCGTCAAGGACCTCATCCACCGCATCCTTCCCAGCGCTTCGCGCGCCTGA
- a CDS encoding serine hydrolase domain-containing protein — translation MRILLLAPFALAACQSAPIPFDAPQAAVAFTGTAIIASDARGIADPASARPLQASDNVRIASISKLAVAIGAMQLVEQGTLDLDRPVGDWLGYEVRHPAAEQGVTLRQLLSHTSGIRDGASYALPLGARLEDTLGEADAWGAETPGYFSYANLNFGIAASAMEAATGERFDRLMERLLLRPLDIDACFNWPGCSDEAVASAVVLTREGAPVWDDLKGQRPACPVVVEEGEACDLDRWRAGENGSLFSPQGGLRISALDLARIGQMLANGGSMAGVRILTPASIEEMARPAWRWDGSNGDTWGGVFCAHGLGLHLLQTDRDGCKDDPGLPAGRWVGHSGDAYGLRSGLWIDLQRSKGIAYHAGGLPEGPENEISWEEGFFPIEQEMTARALALFGDR, via the coding sequence ATGAGGATCCTGTTGCTCGCCCCGTTTGCCCTGGCTGCCTGCCAGTCCGCACCCATCCCGTTCGACGCCCCTCAGGCGGCCGTCGCCTTCACCGGCACTGCCATCATTGCCAGCGACGCCCGCGGCATCGCCGATCCGGCCAGCGCCCGGCCGCTGCAGGCCAGTGATAATGTACGCATCGCCTCCATTTCCAAGCTGGCGGTCGCCATCGGCGCAATGCAGCTGGTCGAGCAAGGCACGCTCGATCTCGACCGCCCGGTCGGCGACTGGCTGGGCTACGAGGTGCGCCACCCCGCCGCCGAGCAGGGGGTGACGCTGCGCCAGTTGCTAAGCCACACCAGCGGCATTCGCGACGGCGCGAGCTATGCCCTCCCGCTCGGTGCCCGGCTGGAAGATACGCTCGGCGAGGCCGACGCCTGGGGCGCCGAGACCCCCGGCTATTTCTCCTACGCCAATCTGAATTTCGGCATCGCCGCCAGCGCGATGGAAGCCGCGACCGGCGAGCGATTCGACCGCCTGATGGAGCGCCTGCTGCTGCGCCCGCTCGACATCGACGCCTGCTTCAACTGGCCCGGCTGCAGCGATGAGGCCGTGGCCAGCGCGGTGGTGCTCACCCGCGAAGGCGCGCCGGTCTGGGACGATCTCAAGGGCCAGCGCCCCGCCTGCCCCGTCGTCGTCGAGGAAGGCGAGGCCTGCGACCTCGACCGCTGGCGCGCGGGCGAGAATGGATCGCTCTTCTCCCCACAAGGCGGCCTTCGCATTTCCGCCCTCGACCTCGCCCGAATCGGTCAGATGCTGGCCAATGGCGGCAGCATGGCCGGGGTTCGAATCCTCACCCCCGCCAGTATCGAAGAAATGGCGCGTCCCGCCTGGCGCTGGGACGGCAGCAACGGCGATACATGGGGCGGGGTCTTCTGCGCTCATGGCCTCGGCCTCCATCTGCTCCAGACCGACCGCGATGGCTGCAAGGACGATCCCGGCCTGCCCGCCGGCCGCTGGGTCGGCCATTCGGGCGACGCCTATGGCCTGCGCTCAGGCCTCTGGATCGACCTCCAACGCAGCAAGGGCATCGCCTACCATGCTGGCGGCCTGCCCGAAGGCCCCGAAAATGAAATCAGCTGGGAAGAAGGTTTCTTCCCCATCGAACAGGAAATGACCGCGCGGGCGCTGGCACTGTTCGGTGACCGCTAG
- a CDS encoding ribonucleoside-diphosphate reductase subunit alpha — protein MDLSTGQEVTADDVVESASKKVNDRRFKIKTDETRDAKLTEFGKETLRDRYLLPGENFQDLFARVADAYSDDQAHAQRMYDYISNLWVMPATPVLSNGGTGRGLPISCYLNSVDDSLDGIVNTWNENVWLASKGGGIGTYWGSVRGIGEPVGLNGKTSGIIPFVRVMDSLTLAISQGSLRRGSAACYLDVSHPEIEEFLEIRKPSGDFNRKALNLHHGVLITDEFMEAVRDGSEFELKSPKDGSVRGKVNARALFQKLVETRLATGEPYIVFADTVNNTMPKHHRDLGLKVSTSNLCSEITLPTGKDHLGADRTAVCCLSSLNLTTWDEWNGNKRFIEDVMRFLDNVLSDYIARAPDEMARAKYSAERERSVGLGVMGFHSFLQARGLPFEGAMAKSWNNKIFRHIRAQVDEASMMLAKERGPCPDAADMGAMERFSCKMAIAPTASISIIAGGTSACIEPIPANIYTHKTLSGSFVVKNPYLEALLSEKSKNSDQVWNSILEQGGSVQHLDFLSEDEKATFKTSFEIDQRWLLELAGDRAPMIDQAQSLNLFIPADVDKWDLLMLHFRAWELGIKSLYYLRSKSVQRAGFAGGVEKDNTPEAAKYELPTTDYDECLACQ, from the coding sequence ATGGATCTTTCGACCGGCCAGGAAGTCACTGCCGACGACGTCGTTGAATCGGCGTCGAAGAAGGTCAATGACCGTCGCTTCAAGATCAAGACGGACGAGACGCGCGATGCCAAGCTGACCGAGTTTGGCAAGGAAACGCTGCGCGATCGCTACCTCCTGCCCGGCGAGAATTTCCAGGATCTTTTCGCCCGCGTCGCCGACGCCTATTCGGACGACCAGGCCCATGCCCAGCGCATGTACGATTATATCTCCAACCTGTGGGTCATGCCCGCCACGCCCGTCCTGTCCAACGGCGGCACCGGTCGCGGCCTGCCCATCAGCTGCTATCTCAACAGCGTCGACGACAGCCTGGACGGCATCGTCAACACCTGGAACGAAAATGTCTGGCTCGCTTCCAAGGGCGGCGGCATCGGCACTTATTGGGGCAGCGTGCGCGGCATCGGCGAACCGGTCGGCCTTAATGGCAAGACCAGCGGCATCATCCCGTTCGTGCGCGTGATGGACAGCCTCACCCTCGCCATCTCGCAGGGCTCGCTGCGCCGCGGCTCGGCCGCCTGCTATCTCGACGTCTCGCACCCCGAGATCGAGGAGTTCCTCGAAATCCGCAAACCTTCGGGCGACTTCAACCGCAAGGCCCTGAACCTGCACCACGGCGTGCTGATCACCGACGAATTCATGGAAGCCGTCCGCGACGGGTCCGAGTTCGAATTGAAGTCACCCAAGGACGGCTCGGTGCGCGGCAAGGTCAATGCCCGCGCGCTGTTCCAGAAGCTGGTCGAAACCCGCCTCGCCACCGGCGAACCCTATATCGTCTTCGCCGATACGGTGAACAACACCATGCCCAAGCATCACCGCGATCTGGGCCTCAAGGTCTCGACCTCCAACCTGTGCAGCGAAATCACGTTGCCTACGGGCAAGGATCATCTGGGCGCCGATCGCACCGCGGTCTGCTGCCTCTCGTCCCTCAACCTCACCACCTGGGACGAATGGAACGGCAATAAGCGCTTCATCGAGGACGTCATGCGCTTCCTCGACAATGTCCTTTCCGACTATATCGCCCGCGCGCCCGACGAGATGGCGCGCGCCAAATATAGCGCCGAACGCGAACGCTCGGTCGGCCTTGGCGTGATGGGCTTCCACAGCTTCCTCCAGGCCCGCGGCCTGCCGTTTGAAGGCGCTATGGCGAAGAGCTGGAACAACAAGATCTTCCGCCACATCCGCGCGCAGGTCGACGAAGCCTCGATGATGCTCGCCAAGGAACGCGGCCCCTGCCCCGACGCTGCCGACATGGGCGCGATGGAGCGCTTCTCCTGCAAGATGGCGATCGCGCCGACCGCGTCGATCAGCATCATCGCCGGCGGCACCTCGGCCTGCATCGAGCCGATCCCCGCCAACATCTACACCCACAAGACGCTGTCCGGCAGCTTCGTGGTGAAGAATCCCTATCTGGAAGCCCTGCTCAGCGAAAAGTCGAAGAATAGCGACCAGGTCTGGAACTCGATCCTCGAACAGGGCGGCTCGGTCCAGCACTTGGACTTCCTCAGCGAAGACGAAAAGGCGACCTTCAAGACCAGCTTCGAAATCGACCAGCGCTGGCTGCTCGAGCTTGCAGGTGACCGCGCCCCGATGATCGACCAGGCGCAGAGCCTCAACCTCTTCATCCCCGCCGATGTGGACAAATGGGATCTCCTCATGCTCCACTTCCGCGCCTGGGAACTGGGCATCAAGTCGCTCTATTACCTGCGCTCCAAGTCGGTCCAGCGCGCCGGGTTCGCCGGCGGCGTCGAAAAAGACAACACGCCCGAGGCCGCCAAATATGAGCTGCCGACAACCGACTATGACGAATGCCTCGCCTGCCAGTAG
- a CDS encoding ribonucleotide-diphosphate reductase subunit beta has protein sequence MSLLEARKAYKPFDYPWAYEYWKKQQQVHWMPEEVPLGEDCRDWAQKLTDHERNLLTQIFRFFTQADVEVQDCYHDKYGRVFKPTEVKMMLAAFSNMETIHIAAYSHLLDTIGMPESEYSAFLQYKEMADKHDYMNEFGVDTDEDIAKTLAMFGGFTEGLQLFASFAMLMNFPRFNKMKGMGQIVSWSVRDESLHCEGITRMFHEFVKERDCLTQSVKDDIIDCCQKVVRLEDNFIDLAFELGPVEGMTPKDIKKYIRYIADWRLGQLGFKPIYMVEEHPLPWLAPLLNGVEHANFFETRATEYSKAATKGDWNEVWDNFDRRQKAKVANEDAAAEDEADMFAAE, from the coding sequence ATGTCCCTGCTCGAAGCCCGTAAAGCCTACAAACCCTTCGATTATCCCTGGGCCTATGAATATTGGAAAAAGCAGCAGCAGGTCCACTGGATGCCGGAAGAAGTGCCGCTGGGCGAGGACTGCCGCGATTGGGCGCAGAAGCTCACCGATCATGAGCGCAACCTGCTGACCCAGATCTTCCGCTTCTTCACCCAGGCGGATGTCGAGGTGCAGGATTGCTATCACGACAAATATGGCCGCGTCTTCAAGCCGACCGAGGTCAAGATGATGCTGGCCGCCTTCTCCAACATGGAGACGATCCACATCGCCGCCTACAGCCATCTGCTCGACACGATCGGCATGCCGGAAAGCGAATATTCGGCTTTCCTCCAATATAAGGAAATGGCCGACAAGCACGATTACATGAACGAATTCGGCGTCGATACCGATGAGGATATCGCCAAGACGCTGGCCATGTTCGGCGGCTTTACCGAAGGCCTCCAGCTGTTCGCCAGTTTCGCCATGCTGATGAACTTCCCGCGCTTCAACAAGATGAAGGGCATGGGCCAGATCGTCAGCTGGTCGGTGCGCGATGAAAGCCTGCACTGCGAAGGCATCACCCGCATGTTCCACGAATTCGTCAAGGAACGCGATTGCCTGACCCAGTCGGTCAAGGACGACATCATCGATTGCTGCCAGAAGGTGGTGCGCCTGGAAGACAATTTCATCGACCTGGCGTTCGAACTCGGCCCCGTCGAAGGCATGACGCCCAAGGATATCAAGAAATATATCCGCTACATCGCCGACTGGCGGCTGGGACAGCTGGGCTTCAAGCCCATCTACATGGTCGAGGAACACCCCCTCCCCTGGCTCGCCCCGCTGCTGAACGGCGTGGAGCACGCCAACTTCTTCGAAACCCGCGCGACCGAATATTCAAAGGCCGCGACCAAGGGCGACTGGAACGAAGTCTGGGACAATTTCGACCGCAGGCAGAAGGCGAAGGTCGCGAACGAGGACGCCGCGGCTGAAGATGAAGCGGATATGTTTGCGGCGGAGTAG
- a CDS encoding TIR domain-containing protein, with translation MILEGPSGIGKTTTVVKAADETGDGDEITILSARKPSDVVSINTILDEEGFGTIIIDDFHRLPEKTKNQLADKMKIMADMGDEDAKLVLIGINKAGQQLVTYARDVASRIDTFKLESNPSEKITELVELGEKALNISIAAKDPIANAAQGSFQIAQLLCHRACTLSKITSTVEGKARALDLSYDVISESVMESLAREFDEVAKTFARGPRLRKEGRAPYLRLLRWLSESDEWALDIKDKIKMTPEHGESVGQVISKGYLEAFLNGDHAEILQPHFNYDAEGGILSVEDPRLVFYLKNINWRAFIRRCGYTVDYFPWKYDFALSFAGQDRGVAEALASKLKENEIAVFYDFDHVDRILAQNIEEYLAPIYRSEARFVIPILSADYPTRIWTKFESDQFRERFGENSIIPITFTSIPGNYFAADQEIGGLAFDPEKELESEVQRLAKALKAKLLRDREEQTLENVE, from the coding sequence ATGATCCTGGAAGGCCCGTCGGGTATTGGCAAGACGACGACCGTAGTTAAAGCCGCCGACGAAACTGGAGATGGTGACGAAATAACAATCCTGAGCGCGCGCAAGCCGAGTGACGTAGTTTCGATAAATACGATATTGGACGAAGAAGGCTTCGGTACAATCATCATCGATGATTTTCACCGCCTTCCTGAAAAGACCAAGAATCAGCTCGCTGATAAGATGAAAATTATGGCTGATATGGGAGATGAGGACGCCAAGCTTGTTCTGATTGGAATTAATAAAGCCGGCCAACAGCTTGTAACCTACGCACGCGATGTGGCTTCTAGAATTGACACCTTTAAGCTTGAGTCAAATCCGTCCGAGAAAATCACTGAGCTCGTCGAACTTGGGGAGAAAGCGCTTAACATTTCGATTGCCGCAAAAGATCCTATCGCCAACGCGGCGCAAGGTAGCTTTCAAATTGCCCAGCTACTCTGCCATCGCGCTTGCACTCTATCTAAGATTACTTCCACAGTTGAAGGTAAAGCACGCGCCCTAGATTTGAGTTATGATGTAATCTCTGAAAGCGTAATGGAAAGTCTCGCCCGCGAATTTGATGAGGTTGCGAAGACTTTTGCTCGTGGCCCGCGCCTAAGAAAAGAGGGGCGTGCTCCCTATCTACGGTTGCTACGATGGCTTTCCGAGAGCGATGAATGGGCGCTCGACATTAAAGACAAAATTAAAATGACGCCAGAGCATGGGGAGAGTGTTGGCCAAGTCATTTCAAAAGGTTATCTCGAAGCCTTCCTAAACGGTGACCACGCGGAAATACTTCAACCTCATTTTAATTACGATGCAGAGGGAGGTATACTCTCGGTCGAGGACCCTCGTCTCGTTTTCTACCTCAAAAATATAAACTGGCGAGCATTTATCCGTCGCTGTGGTTACACCGTCGATTACTTTCCGTGGAAGTACGACTTCGCATTGTCTTTTGCCGGACAAGATCGCGGTGTAGCTGAGGCTCTGGCATCCAAGCTTAAAGAGAACGAAATTGCGGTCTTTTATGATTTCGATCACGTCGATCGAATTTTGGCACAGAATATAGAGGAGTATCTTGCTCCGATCTATCGCTCAGAAGCGAGATTTGTCATTCCAATTCTAAGTGCTGATTATCCGACGCGAATTTGGACAAAGTTTGAATCGGACCAGTTTAGAGAGAGGTTCGGCGAAAACTCAATAATTCCCATCACATTCACGAGCATTCCCGGGAACTATTTCGCGGCAGATCAGGAGATCGGCGGTCTCGCGTTCGACCCCGAAAAAGAGTTGGAATCGGAGGTTCAACGGTTAGCCAAAGCGCTGAAAGCAAAGCTGTTAAGGGATCGAGAGGAACAGACACTAGAAAACGTCGAGTAG
- a CDS encoding HNH endonuclease, which yields MGFWSRLVPAKKGFRRPNGQLPSNRELIRERDGRRCWLCGDRMHFNAPANSDLSPTEEHLVSRSRGGKDVMANTVLCHRKCNVLLGNRRKSEKEKMRRQMQAARREAWRGR from the coding sequence ATGGGTTTCTGGTCTCGCCTTGTGCCGGCAAAGAAGGGCTTTCGTCGTCCCAACGGGCAGTTGCCGAGCAACCGCGAACTGATCCGCGAGCGGGACGGGAGGCGGTGCTGGCTGTGCGGCGATCGGATGCATTTCAATGCGCCGGCAAATAGCGATCTTTCGCCCACCGAAGAGCATCTGGTTTCGCGATCGCGCGGGGGCAAGGATGTGATGGCCAACACCGTCCTGTGCCATCGCAAGTGCAACGTGCTGTTGGGCAACCGGCGCAAATCGGAAAAGGAAAAGATGCGGCGGCAGATGCAGGCCGCGCGCCGCGAGGCCTGGCGCGGGCGCTGA